From the genome of Marinobacter sp. F4206:
TCGCCCATGAGTCCTTTAGTGCTACTAACGAATTGGCCGTTCACGGATGGCTGGGTTCCACCGGTGCCGATATCATCGCCTGTACCCACACCTGCCTGCCAGTGCTCTGGTCCGGACAGGTACAGGATCGGCCCCGCACTGTGGTCAATAATGGCTCCGCCGGCATGGGTAACCTGCGCGCGGACCCGCGCGGACTGATTACCCGGATTGGTCTAACCTCGCCCGCCGACGAGTCTGTGGCGGGCTCTGAGTGTCAGGGCGCTCACGTATCACTGTTGCCCGTTGCCTTTGATTCCGAGGCCTGGCTGGCCCGGTTCGACGAACTCTGGCCGACGGGCTCGGACGCGGCTGAATCCTATCGGCAGCGAATCCTGCACGGCACCTCTCTGGATCCTGCCCGGCTCATTTTTGCGTCCGTTTCCTAACCAATTTGTCACTGGCGAATGCCTCGATCAGGTCTATTCTGAATGAATGAGCCGGGGCCCGGATAAGGGTGCCAGGGAATGCTGACTTGAATTATATTTTGTGGTCTATATAATTCAGCACTAACTTTTTGAGGCGAATTGATCACGTTATGACAATTGAAGGATCGAATACCACCGCCATCTCGCTTCGCACACCCGTGAAGGATGATGGCTACAGGCTCCACCAGCTGGTGGCAGAATGCCCGCCGCTGGACCCCAACTCGATTTACTGCAACCTCTTGCAGTGCAGCCACTTTGCCGAAACCGGCGTGGCCGCGGAGAAGGAAGGCGATCTGGTCGGCTTTATCTCCGGATACATCCCTCCCCAACAGCCCGAGACCGTGTTTGTCTGGCAGGTGGCGGTTCACGAGAAAGGTCGTGGACAGGGCCTGGCCAAGCGGATGCTGAAAGAGATCGTTGGCCGTGATGCGTGCAAAGACGTGACGCACATGGAAACGACGATCACCGCTGACAACGAGGCCTCCTGGGCGCTTTTCCGCTCATTCGCCCGTGATATGGGAGCCGAGCTCACCTACCACGAGCACTTCGAGAAAGAGACCCACTTTGGTGGGCAGCATGATTCCGAATTCCTGCTGCGCATCGGGCCCTTCACGAAGCCTGTCTGAGAGCCCCGGTCCACGCCGGCTGCGGCCGGCTGTGAACGACTGTGAGACTGCGTTTTGGACTAGCCGGCAGACCACTGAGGTAGGTCTGTCACCAGGCTTAAACCAACGCACGGTGGGCTTATCGCGACCGACTCTGCATTACCCGATAGGCTCCCGCGCATCTACCTCGAACCTGACATGCTAAGAGGCAAGACAATGGAAATTTTCAAGTCAACCGAATCTGAAGTACGTGTATACAGCCGTGCGTTTCCGGTGATTTTCAACCGTGCGAAGAACGCGCACCTGTACACCGAAGACGGCAAGGAATACCTGGATTTTCTGGCCGGTGCCGGTTCCCTGAACTATGGCCATAACAACGACACCCTGAAGAAAGCGCTGCTCCAGTACATCGAGGACGACGGCGTAAGTCAGGGGCTGGATATGTTTACCACGGCCAAACACGACTTCATGGAATCGTACAAGAAGTACATCCTGGATCCCCGTGGCCTGGACTATAAAATGCAGTTCACCGGCCCGACCGGGACCAACTGCGTCGAAGCCGCCCTCAAGCTGGCCCGCAAGGTCAAAGGTCGTAACGGCATCATCTCCTTCACCAACGGGTTCCACGGTGTGACCATGGGTGCCGTGGCCGCCACCGGTAACAAGCATCATCGGGGTGGTGTCGGTACGCCGCTGGGCAACGTCGACTTCATGTTCTACGACGGTTACCTCGGTGACGATGTGGACAGCCTGGCCATCATGGACAAGCTGCTGAGCGATGGTTCGTCCGGTTTTGAACTGCCGGCGGCGGTGATCGTGGAGGCCGTGCAGGGCGAGGGCGGTCTGAACGCCTGTCGCGCCGAATGGCTGAAGGGCCTGTCCGAGCTGTGCGAGAAGCACGACATCCTGTTGATTCTGGATGACATCCAGGCAGGCAACGGCCGCACCGGCGAGTTCTTCAGCTTTGAGTTCGCAGGTATCAAGCCGGATATCGTTACCGTGTCCAAGTCCCTGAGCGGCTACGGCCTGCCGATGGCACTGGTGCTGTTCAAGCCGGAACTGGATGTTTGGGATCCGGGCGAGCACAACGGTACCTTCCGCGGCAACAACATGGCGTTCATCACGGCGCGCACCGCGGTGGAGACCTACTGGAAAGACGACGCCTTCGCCAACGAAGTGAAGGCCAAGACCAAGGTACTCGGCGACGCCCTGCAGGCGATTTGCGACAAGTATCCCGGCCAGTTCAGAATGAAGGGTCGTGGTCTGATGCGCGGTATCGAAGCCAAGAATGCCGATCTGACCGGTCCGATCACCAAGCGCGCGTTCGAGCGTGGCCTGATCATCGAGACCAGTGGTCCGAACGACGAGGTCATCAAGTGCCTGATGCCGCTTACCACCAGTGAGGACGACCTGAAGAAGGGTGCCGCGCTGCTGGGTGAAAGCGTTGACGAGATCATGCAGGAAGGGGTTAGCGAGGCGTCCTGAGACGCCTCATGGCTCCGCACATTCATTCTGCAGGATAGCGAAGGCAAACCTATGACTACTCAACAACATACCGTTGAAAAAATCGGCGGTACCTCAATGAGCAACTATGAGGCCGTCCGCGATAACATCATCATTGGTAATCGCGACAAGGACGACCTCTACCAGCGTATTTTCGTGGTGTCGGCCTACGGCGGTGTCACCAACGAACTGTTGGAGCACAAGAAAACCGGCGAGCCGGGTGTCTACGCCCTGTTTGCCGATGCGGAATCCGACTGGGCCTGGGGTGACGACCTCACCAAGCTGGTGAAGTTTCTCACCGACATCAACGGTGATCTGTTCGAAGACCCGATGCTCAAGCAGCAGGCCGACCAGTTCATCACCGATCGCATCGAAGGGGTCCGGGGCTGCCTGATTGATCTCCAGCGCCTGTGCTCCTATGGCCAGTTCCAGCTGGAAGAGCACCTGTTGACGGTGCGCGAGATGCTGGCCGGTATCGGTGAAGCCCACAGTGCGTTCAACACCGCCCTCAAGCTGCAGCAGGAAGGCATCAATGCCCGCTTTGTGGACCTGACCGGCTGGCGTGATGCGGAACTGCTGCCGCTCGATGACAAGCTCAAGCAGGCTTTCGATGCGGTCGACCTGACCCGTGAGCTGCCGATTGTGACCGGTTATGCCCAGTGCAAGGAAGGCCTGATGCGCACCTTCGACCGGGGCTACAGCGAAATGACCTTCAGCCGGGTGGCGGTGATTACCGAAGCCCGTGAAGCCATCATTCACAAGGAATACCACCTGAGTTCTGCCGACCCCAATATCGTTGGCGCAGACAAGGTCGTTCCGCTGGGGCGGACCAACTACGACGTGGCAGACCAGTTGGCCAACCTCGGGATGGAAGCCATCCACCCCCGCGCCGGAAAGGGCATGCGCCAGAACGAAATTCCGCTGCGGGTGATGAACACCTTTGAGCCGGAACACACGGGTACGCTGATTACCGGTGACTACATCAGCGAGACGCCGCAGGTGGAGATTATTGCCGGCGCCAAAGGTGTGTTTGCCATCGAAGTGTTCGACCAGGACATGCAGGGCGAACCGGGTTCCGATCGCAAGATCCTGGATACCCTGAGCCGCTTCAAGGTCCGGTTCATGGCCAAGGACACCAACGCCAACACCATTACCCACTACGTGGGCAGCACGCTCAAACACGTCAAGCGGGTGGTTAAGGCGCTCAAGGAAGAATTCCCGAACGCCGAGATCAGCACGCGCAAGGTGTCTCTGGTGTCTGCCATTGGCAGTGATATGAAGGTCCCGGGCATCCTCGCCCGCTCCGTGAAGTCGCTGACAGAAAATGAAATCAGTGTCCTGGCCATCCACCAGTGCATGCGTCAGGTGGACATCCAGTTTGTGGTCGACGAGGACCATTACGAGAAGGCGATTGCCGCCCTCCATGGTGTCTTGATCGAACCACACAACCACGAGTACGCCATCGTCGCGGCCTCGATCGAGTAAAGGATTGCCCGCAGTCGGAACCGGTCGCTTCGTCTGCGGGTAATGGAGGGTGTCTTGCCTCCAGATCGGAGTGCCCGGCTGACCGGCCTGCGTTGGCAGGTTTTATTCAGGTCGGGCACTTTCCGATCCCTCCCCCGTATCGGCTCCTGACCTGCCATTTTCCCTTCCGTAGCTGCTGCCCTGAAGCCCATCGGTGGTAAATCCATCGACGCTTGATCAACGTATTCTCTGTAAATTTCCGACCGGTACCATAGCCATGCGTAAAACAGATAGGCTGGGACCGTCTCCGACCACGCCCAACGATGGCGAAAGGGATTCCCTGGTTGGGCTGTACTTCAGGGATGCGTCCCGGTATGAGCTCCTGACCGAAGGGGCAGAACGCCGCCTCTCCCGCAAGCTGACGCGCTGCTACCGCATCATCAGCACCGAATTGGCATTGCCGGCGGACACGCCGCAGACCTTTCGGGAGGTGATCGGCAGCCTCGGGGATGCCTGTGCCTTTTCAAGCCGGTGTCGTCGGGCCTTTCATCTGGCGACGGCCTGTCGCCGCAAGCTGATTCAGAGCAATCTGCGTCTGGCCGTTCACATTGCCCGCCGGTACAGCCAGCATGGTATCCCGATGTCGGACCTCATTCAGGATGCCAATATCGGTCTGATCAAGGCCGCCGAGCGGTTCGACCCTGGCAAGGGTTTCCGGTTTTCGACCTACGCTTACTGGTGGATCAGCGAAGAAGTGAAGCGCTGCCTGCAGCGCGGCACCCGTCTCGTGCATACCCCGGAGAACGTGGTTGACGAGATCCGGCAGTTGCACCGGGTCTCGCTGGGCATGCACCAGATTCTGGGCCGGACGCCGTCCCAGGCGGAACTGGCCCGGGAAATGGAAGCATCACCGTCCCGGATTGGGGAGCTGCGTGCCCTGGCCGTGCGCGAGGTGTCCACGGATGTACCGCTGGTCGATGATGGCTCGGTAACACTGGGTGACAGCCTTGAAGCCGGTGAACAATTGACGCCGGATCATCCGATGTTGGAGCGGGACCGCAACCGGACCCTCAGCGCGATGCTGGGGGAGCTGACCGACCGGGAGCAGGCCATCCTTTCCCGCCGCTACGGTCTGGGTCTGCCCCAACCCCAGACCCTGCAGGTCATCTCCGACGATCTCGGCATCAGTCGGGAACGGGTCCGGCAGATCGAAAAAATGGCGGTCAAGAAGTTGCAGAGCCGGTTCAGCAGTCTCGAGGATGTCTTCGGCGCCTGAACCGGTCAGGCGCTATGGAAGAGGAAGTACCAGGCGCCGACCGCCACCTGGCAGACCAGAACCACGAAGGTCAGAAGCAGGCGCAGCCGCAGATACCAGTCCGGCCAGTAGATTCTCATCCAGCGGGCGTCCACCACGTACAGGCCAATGTAGGCGATCGTGTAGAGGACGATCTGGCTGGGGGTCGGGAGCAAGAGGCCGATGCCCGCCGTTATGAAAAAGACCTGGCTTAACAGCATCGTGATCAGGGGCGATTGCGGGTAACAGCAGTTGTCGAGCTGCATGGCGATGGGCCAGTAGACACCAGCCATGAACGCCAGGATACCGGCGCTGTACAGGTAGAACCACGAGACCGCGGTAACGCTGTGCTGGGGCATCAGGAAGAGCACTGCCACTGCGGCGATGAAGGGCACCAGTCCGGCAACGCCGACAAGGATGGCCAGTCGGGCGACGGCGATCACGTCCTGTCCCTCTGTACCCTTATCCGCATGGGTTCAATGTCGGCGGGCTCCATGCCCACCATCTCATGGTAGGCGGAGGGGTGCACGACCTGGGTCTCACGTATCTGAAAACCCGCCAGGGTGTCCTGGACCTGCCAGGCGCTTCGGAACAGGCTGGTGACGCCATCCTTGTCGGACAACAGCAGGAGACGGCCGTCCAGCGTGAGTCTGGCCATGTAGTGTTGGCCCTCGAGGGAAATGATTTCCAGCAGTTCGATGACCGGACCCTTGCTGTTTCGCAGTTCTTCCAGGGTGATTCTCACAGTGAAGCTCCGGAGTTGGTGTTATTGGCAGTGTTACGACTCCGGTACGTAATGGGATCAGTTGGCCAGTGCCAGGCACCTCTGATGCTGCGGGCATCGCACCAGGTGGTCGTTGACCATGCCGGTCGCCTGCATGAAGGCATAAACGATGGTCGGGCCGACAAAGGTGAAGCCGGCGCGCTTGAGCGCCCGGGACATGGCTTCGGACTCGGGGGTCGTGACCGGAACGTCGTCAAACTGCTGCCAGGCGTTCTGAATCGGGCGCCCGTCGACGAATGACCACAGAAAGTCGCTGAAGCTCTCGCCTTGCTCGCGAAGCTCGAGGTATCCCCGGGCATTTTTAATGATAGATTGAACTTTCAGCCGGTTACGGATGATGCCGGGGTTGGCGAGCAATTCGCTGATCTTGGCGTCGTCGTAGCGGACGATCCGCTCCGGATCGAAGCCGTCGTAGGCTTCGCGGTAGCCGCCCTGCTTGCGCAGGATGGTGATCCAGCTCAGGCCTGCCTGCTGGCCATCCAGGCACAGCTTCTCGAACAGGGCCAGGTCATCGTATTCGGGCCGTCCCCAGACCGTGTCGTGATAGTGAACGTAGAGTGGATCGGTGCCACACCAGGGACAGCGTTCGGATTCTGCCATCGCTCAGTTCTGCTCCTCTGAATAACCGGATTTGGGCGCAATGCGGCGTCGCCACATCGGGGGTTCGGCGCCGTTTGACTCTTCCGCCTGCACCAGACCAAAGTCGTCGGGGGGAGACTCGAGTCGCCAGAGGGCCGGTGGGGCCAGATCGGTCTGGCGGTAGACCAGAGTCACCAGGAATCCTTCCACGTTCCAGCAGTCTGCCCGCCAGTCCGGTTCGGACTGGTCGCCCTGGAGTTCGAAGCCCGGACCGACTTCCAGGGTTTGCAGGTTACCGGCGATGCCCCGGCCAGTGGCTTTCAGCCAGGCCTCCTTCAGCGTCCAGACGGTCAGAAAGGTTTGCGGGTTGTCCTCGGCCAGCAGCCATGCCTGTTCCTGCGGCGAGAACCAGCGCCGGGCTACACGTTGCCAGTGGGGGTGGCGGGTGCAGGGCTCGATATCCAGACCAATTCGGTGGCCCGGGCTGATTGCACAGGCAGAGACCCCGTGGCTATGGCTGAGTGATAACTGCCAGCCAACCGGCGCCGCCGAGGCCACTGGCCGGCCATTAACCGGTTTGCATCGGGCGGCCTCCTGCCCGCTTGCGCCTGCAATCGCCTGGCGGATCAGCCAGCGACTGGACAGATACTCGCGCTTG
Proteins encoded in this window:
- the ectA gene encoding diaminobutyrate acetyltransferase codes for the protein MTIEGSNTTAISLRTPVKDDGYRLHQLVAECPPLDPNSIYCNLLQCSHFAETGVAAEKEGDLVGFISGYIPPQQPETVFVWQVAVHEKGRGQGLAKRMLKEIVGRDACKDVTHMETTITADNEASWALFRSFARDMGAELTYHEHFEKETHFGGQHDSEFLLRIGPFTKPV
- a CDS encoding DUF6482 family protein, translating into MRITLEELRNSKGPVIELLEIISLEGQHYMARLTLDGRLLLLSDKDGVTSLFRSAWQVQDTLAGFQIRETQVVHPSAYHEMVGMEPADIEPMRIRVQRDRT
- the ectB gene encoding diaminobutyrate--2-oxoglutarate transaminase, translating into MEIFKSTESEVRVYSRAFPVIFNRAKNAHLYTEDGKEYLDFLAGAGSLNYGHNNDTLKKALLQYIEDDGVSQGLDMFTTAKHDFMESYKKYILDPRGLDYKMQFTGPTGTNCVEAALKLARKVKGRNGIISFTNGFHGVTMGAVAATGNKHHRGGVGTPLGNVDFMFYDGYLGDDVDSLAIMDKLLSDGSSGFELPAAVIVEAVQGEGGLNACRAEWLKGLSELCEKHDILLILDDIQAGNGRTGEFFSFEFAGIKPDIVTVSKSLSGYGLPMALVLFKPELDVWDPGEHNGTFRGNNMAFITARTAVETYWKDDAFANEVKAKTKVLGDALQAICDKYPGQFRMKGRGLMRGIEAKNADLTGPITKRAFERGLIIETSGPNDEVIKCLMPLTTSEDDLKKGAALLGESVDEIMQEGVSEAS
- a CDS encoding RNA polymerase sigma factor RpoD/SigA, with the protein product MRKTDRLGPSPTTPNDGERDSLVGLYFRDASRYELLTEGAERRLSRKLTRCYRIISTELALPADTPQTFREVIGSLGDACAFSSRCRRAFHLATACRRKLIQSNLRLAVHIARRYSQHGIPMSDLIQDANIGLIKAAERFDPGKGFRFSTYAYWWISEEVKRCLQRGTRLVHTPENVVDEIRQLHRVSLGMHQILGRTPSQAELAREMEASPSRIGELRALAVREVSTDVPLVDDGSVTLGDSLEAGEQLTPDHPMLERDRNRTLSAMLGELTDREQAILSRRYGLGLPQPQTLQVISDDLGISRERVRQIEKMAVKKLQSRFSSLEDVFGA
- a CDS encoding 4'-phosphopantetheinyl transferase superfamily protein yields the protein MAGSSSDCNPDQRQRPLIWLCREGQRDTPGFPDWLTDYERQTAAKFSGPRKREYLSSRWLIRQAIAGASGQEAARCKPVNGRPVASAAPVGWQLSLSHSHGVSACAISPGHRIGLDIEPCTRHPHWQRVARRWFSPQEQAWLLAEDNPQTFLTVWTLKEAWLKATGRGIAGNLQTLEVGPGFELQGDQSEPDWRADCWNVEGFLVTLVYRQTDLAPPALWRLESPPDDFGLVQAEESNGAEPPMWRRRIAPKSGYSEEQN
- a CDS encoding DUF3429 domain-containing protein, with translation MIAVARLAILVGVAGLVPFIAAVAVLFLMPQHSVTAVSWFYLYSAGILAFMAGVYWPIAMQLDNCCYPQSPLITMLLSQVFFITAGIGLLLPTPSQIVLYTIAYIGLYVVDARWMRIYWPDWYLRLRLLLTFVVLVCQVAVGAWYFLFHSA
- a CDS encoding aspartate kinase, giving the protein MTTQQHTVEKIGGTSMSNYEAVRDNIIIGNRDKDDLYQRIFVVSAYGGVTNELLEHKKTGEPGVYALFADAESDWAWGDDLTKLVKFLTDINGDLFEDPMLKQQADQFITDRIEGVRGCLIDLQRLCSYGQFQLEEHLLTVREMLAGIGEAHSAFNTALKLQQEGINARFVDLTGWRDAELLPLDDKLKQAFDAVDLTRELPIVTGYAQCKEGLMRTFDRGYSEMTFSRVAVITEAREAIIHKEYHLSSADPNIVGADKVVPLGRTNYDVADQLANLGMEAIHPRAGKGMRQNEIPLRVMNTFEPEHTGTLITGDYISETPQVEIIAGAKGVFAIEVFDQDMQGEPGSDRKILDTLSRFKVRFMAKDTNANTITHYVGSTLKHVKRVVKALKEEFPNAEISTRKVSLVSAIGSDMKVPGILARSVKSLTENEISVLAIHQCMRQVDIQFVVDEDHYEKAIAALHGVLIEPHNHEYAIVAASIE
- a CDS encoding DNA-3-methyladenine glycosylase I, translated to MAESERCPWCGTDPLYVHYHDTVWGRPEYDDLALFEKLCLDGQQAGLSWITILRKQGGYREAYDGFDPERIVRYDDAKISELLANPGIIRNRLKVQSIIKNARGYLELREQGESFSDFLWSFVDGRPIQNAWQQFDDVPVTTPESEAMSRALKRAGFTFVGPTIVYAFMQATGMVNDHLVRCPQHQRCLALAN